The Mycolicibacterium brumae DNA window TCCGGCGTAGGTCATGTCCGACAGCGCAGGGCTGTCAGTGAGCCGGGTCAGGTATTCGGTGCGGAACTGCTGGTCGACCGACACCCCGAACAGGTACAGCCGGGTCGCGCCGAGCGCCATGCCCAGGGTGGCGACCACGAACGCCGACAGGAACGTCACCGCCGCCGCCCACGCCAACCGCGTCCGGCCGCGCCGGTGCAGCCAGCCGGCCGCGGTCAGCCCGGCCAGGCAGCCGAACTGGGCGACGGTGATCAGCGCGTGCAGTTGGTTCGACGACGGGAACGCCGGCCAGTCCACCCGCCCGATGGCCTCCAGCCCGACGACCGCGACGACGGCGGCGATCAGCGCCGCGGCCAGCAGCTGACCGGCGCCGGTGATCCCGGCCCGCATGTCAGACGGGCAGCTTGCGGAAGATCGGGCGCGGGATGTGGCGCAGCACGCTCATCAGGTAGCGGACCTGCCCGGGCGCCCACACCAGCGTCTTGCCGGCCAGCGCCGAATCGACGGCCAACTCGGCCACCTCGGCGGCGTCGACGGTGAACGGGGCCTCCTTGGCGCCGGTGGCCGCCCAGTGCTCGACGGTGGTGGTGGTCCGGACCTGGCCCGGCCGGATGACCAGCACGCGCACGCCGAACTCGGCGAGCGCCTCACCCAATCCCAGGTAGAACCCGTCCAGGCCGGCCTTGGTGGAGCCGTAGACGAAGTTGGACCGGCGCACCTTCTCGCCGGCCACCGAGCTCATCGCGATGATCTGCCCGAAGCCCTGGGCGCGCATCTTCTCCCCGACCAGCACCCCGACCGACACCGCGGCGGTGTAGTTGATGGTGGCGGTGGCCACCGCCTTGGCCTGGTTCTGCCACAGTTCCTCGGCGTCGCCGAGCACCCCGAACGCGACGATCGCCACGTCGACATCGCCCTGCGCCCACGCCGCGTCGATGACGGCCGGATGGCTCGCCGGGTCCAGCGCGTCGAAGTCCAAGTAGGTGACCTCGCGCGCGCCGGCGGCCTGCAATTGGGCGATCGCGGCGTCGCGCTTGGGGGCGTTCGGCAGGTCGGCCAGGATGACCCGGGCGCGGGAGTCGCGCAGGTAGCGCTCGCAGATGGCCAGCCCGATCTCCGAGGTGCCGCCGAGCAGCAGGATGGTCTGGGGGTTGCCAATGGCGTCGATCACGGGTGAAGCCTTCCTGATGGGCGAGCGGGCTAGAGCAGTTCGAGGCGGCGGGCCATGTCCGAGGCGAACACCCCGTCCGGGTCGACCTGCCGGCGCACCGCGATCCACTCGTCGATGCGCGGGTACATGGCGTGGAAGGTCTCGGCGCTGGTGCGCGAGTCCTTGGCGGTGTACAGCCGGCCGCCGAACTCCAGCACCCGGCGGTCCAGCTCGATGACGAAGTCGTTGAGGCTGGGCTTGATCGGGAAGTCCACGCAGACGTTCCAGCCCGGGATCGGGAAGCTCAGCGGCGCGTCATTGCCCGGCCCGAACAGCTTGAACACGTTCAGGAACGAGTAGTGGCCGCTGGCCTGGATGTCGCGGATGATCGCCTTGAACTCGTCGACCGCCTCGGTCGGCACCACGAACTGGTACTGCAGGAAACCCGCCGGGCCGTAGCCGCGGTTCCACTCCCCGAACATGTCCAGCGGGTGGTAGAACTGCGTCAGATTCTGGACCTTGCCGCGGTAGGTCCCCGACTTGCGGTACCAGAGCTCGCCGATCGGCATGAAGGTCCACTTGTTGGCCAGGCCGTTGGGGAACACGTCGGGCAGTGTCAGCAGCTGCGGCGCGTCGAACTTCAGCGGATCCTTCGCCAGCTTGGGCGGCAGCTGATCCAGGGTGGCCAGGCTGCCGCGGGAGATGGCGGCGCGGCCCAGCTTCGGCGGCTTGCTGATCGCGTCGAACCAGGCGCTGGAGTAGGTGTAGTTGTTTTCGCTGCCGTCGCTGTGGAATGCGATGGTCTCGTCCAGGCTGCGGGTGACGTCGCCGTCGGCGATGAAGTACGCCGTCTCGGTCGGGGTCATCTCGATGGTGGCGCGCAGGATGATGCCGGTCAGGCCGTTGCCGCCGACCGTCGCCCAGAACAGTTTCGTGTCGTCTTCGGAGCCGCCGGAGGGGGTCAGGTGGCGGACCTGGCCGTCGGCGGTGAGCAGGTCCATCGAGCGGACGTGATTGCCGAAGCTGCCGGCGCTGTGGTGGTTCTTGCCGTGGATGTCGCAGGCGATCGCCCCGCCGACGGTGACCTGCCGGGTTCCGGGCAGCACCGGGACCCACAGTCCGTGCGGCAGCGCGGCCTTCATCAGCTGGTCCAGGCTCACCCCGGCGTCGACGTCGACCAGCGTGGAGTCCGGGCCGCAGGAGTGGATCCGGTTCAGCGCCGGCATGTCGATGACGACGCCGCCGCCATTCTGGGCGTTGTCGCCGTAGGAGCGGCCCAGCCCACGGGCGATGATGCCTCGCCCTGGGTCGTCGGCGGCGCGGGTGACGGCCTCGACGATCTCGCCGGCGTCGGGGGTGGAGAGCACGTGGGCGACGGTGGGGGAGGTGCGGCCCCAGCCGGACAGGCTCTTGGTCGGCAGCGTTGACACGTTGGCAGGGTACCGCGTTCAGGATGGCTATCCGGCCGGCGTGACGGTGTCGACGCCGAACCGGGCGAAGTCGCGGTCGAAGGTCACCACGACGCCGCCGTACTCGACGGCCAGTGCGGCCAGGTGCGCGTCGCTGGTCAGATTTCCGGCCGTTCCGAATTCGGTGAGCAGTCCGCGGAGGATCGCCAGATGCCGGGAGGTCGGTTCGACGACGACGGCGGCGGGGGACGCCAGCCACGCGTCGATGATGTCGAAGGCCTCGGCCGGACGGAGCGGGCGGGGCAGGATCGACGGGTTGGTGGCGATTCTGACGAAGCCGAGCAGCGCCGTCCACGACAGCCCGACGGTCCCGGGCCCGCGCAACTGGCCGCTCAGCCAGCTGTGCGCGGCGCTGTGCTGGGCGGATTGGCGGTTTACGGCGTAGAGCAGCACGTTGACGTCGACGATGTTCATCGGCCGGATGCCAACTTGCGGGCGATCTCCTCGTCCTCCAGCGCCGCGGCGAGCCGACCGGCGTGGGTGAGGTCCACGGTCGGCGTTCCCATGTCGTAGACCGGAAATGCGACGTCAACCGGCCCGCCGGCGTTCAAGCCCGCCCGCAGCGCGGTGTTGATGGCTTCCTTGAAGGACAGACCACGATCGCGCATCAGAGCCTGCAGCCGCACCTCCACATCGGAGTCCAGGGTGACCGTCGTCCGCATATGCGCATCATAGCATCACCGGCAATGATGCATTGATGCGTGCGGCTCAGCGGACGCGGAAGATCACCGTCCGCTGGACCACGAAATTGATCACCGTGGCGGTGCCCTGGGCGATCACGAACGCCACCGGAATGCCCCAGGATGTGCCGTCCCACCGTTCGGCCAGCAGATGGTTGAGCCCCACCTGCACCGCGAAGGTGACCAGGTAGAGCACCCAGACCGCGACAAAGCGGGCCTTGCTGGGGGCGGCCTGAAAGGTCCAGCGGCGGTTGATCAGGTAGGCGGTCGTGGTGCCGGCGACGAAGCCCAACGCCTTGGCCGCGTCGCGGTGCATGCCGAGCGCCATCAGCGCGATGTACAGCCCGAAGTCCACCACCGCGGAGAACCCACCGGTCAGCACGAACCGCAGCACCTGGGTCCGCAAACTCAGGGGCGGTGTGGTTTCGCCTACAACTTCAGACATCGCCGGAATGCTACTTCGCCGCTGGTGCAAGATGGTTCCCGTGGTGGATCTGGAGCAGGCGTGGCGGGAGTTGGCGACCCGCGTCGGCGCGACCGGCGACGCCGCGCTGGCCACCGGCCGCGGCCTGCTCGCGGCCTGGTCGGACCCGAGCCGCAGGTACCACTCGGTGGCGCACCTGCAGGACGTGCTGGAAAAGGTCGACGAGCTCGCCGCCGACGCCGAGGACCCCGACACCGTCCGGTTGGCCGCCTGGTATCACGACGCGGTCTACAACGGATCCCCCGACGACGAGGAGCTCTCCGCGGTCAAGGCCGAACGGGAACTGACCGAGCTGGGCCTGCCGCCCGCGCTGGTCTCCGAGGTCGGCCGGCTGATCCGGATGACCGTGCACCACGACCCGCCGCCGGAGGACCGCAACGGCGCCGTGCTCTCCGACGCCGACCTGTCGGCGCTGGCCGTCGACCCGGACACCTATCGGGCCAATTCGGAGGCCATCCGCCAGGAGTACCTGCACATTCCGGAGCGCGCCTTCATGGCCACCCGCGCGGTGATGGTCGAGACCATGCTCGCGGCCCGCTCGCTGTTCTACACGGTCTCCGGCCGTCGGCGCTGGGAAGAGCGGGCCCGGCAGAACCTGGCCGCCGAACTGGCCCGGCTGCGCACCGGAGAGCAACCGCGGCGGCCCCGGGAAGAACCGGAAGGCCCCGACGCCGGGGCGTAAGGCCCCGGGAACGGATCGGAAAGCCCCGAGGTCGGCTCGGAAGCGGAGTTTCGGGTGCGAGTTTGGGCTTCGGGGGCGAAGATGAACGGTGTGAGCGAACCGGATAACACCCCCGTCACCGTCCTCTCCGAAGATGAGGCCTGGAAACTGCTGGGCAGCACGTCACTGGGTCGGCTGGTCACCAGCATCGGCGGCCAGGCGGAGATCTTCCCGGTCAACTTCGTGGTGCAGAACAAGTCGTTGCTGTTCCGCACCGCCGAGGGCACCAAGCTGTTCGGCACCGTCACCAACGACCAGGTGCTCTTCGAGGTCGACGACCACAACGTCGCCGAGGGCTGGAGCGTCGTGGTCCGCGGCCGCGGCGAGGTGCTCTACGGCGCCGACGAGATCGCCGAGGCCGACCAGGCCGGGCTGTACCCGTGGGTGGCGACGGTGAAGCTGCGCTACGTCCGGATCGTGCCGAGTTCGATCAGCGGCCGGCGTTTCGTGTTCGGCCCGGAGCCCGACTCCGGCGACGTCCCCGGCTGAGGTCAGCCGCGTCAGACCCGGCTGATTCGGTTCTCTTCTCAGGCCGGATCGGGTAGCAGCAGCCGCGCCTCGAACGCCAGGCAGAGTTCGGCGATGTCGCGGGGCTCGGCCAGCGAGCGCCCGGTGTGCTCCTCGATGCGGTGCAGCCGGTTGCGCACCGTGTTGCGGTGACAGAACAGCGCCGCCGCGGTGTCGGTGACCGAACCCCGGTGCTCGACCCAGGCGGCGAACGTCTCACCGAGGCTCTGGCGTTCCTCGGCCGGCAGCGCGTCGAACCCGCCGAGGGTGATCTGGGCGAGCTTCCGGGACACTTCCGGCGCGCTGACCGCGGCGACGGCCAGCACCGAGTCGCTGAAAACGCAGACCTTGGCCTCGGCGCCGCCGCGCGCGGCCAGCGCCACCCGCGCGTAACGCAGGTTCGCCGCGGTGTCGGAGAGGTCGTCGAACGTCGGGCTCACCCCGACGTTGGTGGTGGCGGCCCGCTCCAGCAGTGCCACCACGGATTCCAGCGCGGACGCCGACGGCAGGTGCACGATTCCGATCAGGGTGTCCGGGAGCAGCCGCCAGGCGGAGAACACGTTGAGCGCGCGCAGCTTGGCGGCGATGTCGGGCAGCGGTTGCGCGCCCACCCGCGGCGCGGCGGCGGCCACCACCACGAACGGGCCGGCCGACGGCAGCTTCAGCAGCGACGCGACGTCCCAGACGGTGTACTCCCCGAGTGGGCGGCCCTGTAGCAACGCTTCGGTGAGTGCGGCCTGCTCGGCGGCGTTCTGCACCACCAGGTAGGTGGCGGTCTCGTGGTACGCGGTGGTCATCGCGTCGGTGTAGCGGTCCTGGGCGTCCCAGAACCGGGCGGTGGCGGCCAGCACGGTTTTGCGGTCGACGACGTCACCGGCCGCGGCGAGGTCGGTCATCTGGTCCCAGGCCGCGTGCGCGGCGACCCGGTAGGCGGCCGTCACCGCCGAGCGTGGAATCCCGGACAGCGCGCGGGCGCGGCCGGTTTCCGCGGACGGGGAGGTGTCGAAGGAGGTGTCGTCGGCCAACGCGCGGCAAACGAACCGCAAATTGTCGGTCGCCGAGGCGAGTAATTCGTCGTCGGAGACCGCTTTGCTGTCCCGGTAGAAATCCACTTGAGTGCGCACCCGGGACACCGCGGTGCGGGCCAATTGGTCGAGGCGGGATTCTAACAAATGTCCAAGTTCGGCAATTCCCGATGCGGCTTCCGGCTCTGGCATGGCGTCGAGTGTAAAGCCTGATCAAATGCCGCAAAGACGTTGTGCGCGCGCACATTCAAGAGTCGATCTGATTGTGCGTGAAAAGCGCCAACTTTTGGGCGCCGGATTGTTACGGTGAGTGCGAGGGGAGTCGCCACGCGGATCGAATGCCGCGTGGAATTCGGGGATTCTTCTTACAACGACGTGAGGATAAATACGCATGGCTCTTTCTGATCAGCTCGCGAAGCTCAGCGCCCAGGCCAAGTCCCTGGAGGAATCGGCCCAGGCCGCCGAGCAGAAGGACAAGGCATGGGTCGCCAACCGTGAAGCTGAGGTCAAGTCCAAGCTGGAGAAGGCGAAGGCCGAGGCCGGCGCCGAGGCGCAGGCCGACGAGGACGAGTGCAAGCGTGGCTGGAACAAGCTGAAGAGCTCGGTCACCGAGGACTTCGATTCGCTGCACGAGTCCGCGCACCGCAAGCACGAGGAGCTCAAGGCCAAGCGCGCCGATCGGCACGCCGACCACGCCGCCGAGGACGCCGAGGACGCGGTCGCCTTCGCGATCTACGCGCTGGAGCAGGCCGAGTACTACGTGCTGGCCGCCGCCGACGCCCAGATCAGCGCCGGTGAGGCCGAGATCAACGCCGAGCTCGCCTGAGTCGACGAGCGCGCGAGGCACGAGCGCGCGAGGAAGAGCTCGGGCGCGTCAAGACCGCCTGAGTCGACGAGCAACAGGGAATCCCCGCTTCGGCGGGGATTTTCTGCGTTCGGGGCTCAGGCGACGCCGGGCCTCAGGCGATGTCGGGTGTCAGCTGGCGGGTCTCGAACGCCAGGCACAGTTCGGCGAGGTCACGCGGCGCGGTCAGTGACCGGCCGGTGTGCTCCTCGATCCGGTGCAGCCGGTTGCGCACCGTGTTGGGGTGGCAGAACAGCACCTCGGCGGTGTCCGGGATGGAGCCCTGGTGGTCCACCCAGGCGGCGAACGTCTCACCGAGGCTCTGGCGTTCGTCGGCCGGCAGCGAGTCGAAGCTCCCGAGGGTGATCTGGGCGATCTTCTGGGTGACCTCCGGGGCGCTGACCGCGGCGACGGCGAGCACCGAATCGCTGAACAGGCAGACGTTTCCGCCGCCGAGCGTGCGGGCGGACATCGCGACCCGGGCGTAGCGCAGGTTGATCGCGGCGTCGGAGAGGTCGTCGAACGTTGGGCTGATCCCGACCCGGGTGCTCGCCCAGCGCTCCAGCAGGCCGGCGAACCCGCTCAGGGTGATCGTCGACGGCAGGTGGACGATCCCGATGAGCGTGTCGGGCAGCAGCCGCCAGGCCGAGAAGATCTCCGCGCCGCGCAGTTTGGCGGCGACGTCGGGCAGCGGCTGGGAGCCGACCTTCGGCGCGCTGGCGGCGACGATGGCGTAGGGGCCGCTGCTCGGCAGCTGCAGCAGCGCTGCGATCTCCCACACGGTGTAGGGGCCCAGCGGGCGTCCCTGCAGCAGCGCCTCGGTCAGCGCCGCCTGCTCGGCCGCGCTCTCCACCACCAAGGTGGTGGCGGTCTCGTGATAGGCGGTGGTCATCGCGTCGGTGTAGCGGTCCTGGGCCGTCCAGAACAGTGCGGTGGCGGCCAGCAGATCCGCGTTGGAGACGCCGCCGCGGGCGCCGGCCAGGCTCATCATCTGCTGCCAGGCCTCGTGCGCGCCGATCCGGTAGGCGTCCATCACCGCCGACCGCGGCACCCCGGCCAGGGCGCAGGCCCGGCCGGTGTGCTCCGAGGCGGCGGTGTCGAACGGGGTGTCGTCGGCCAGCGCCTGGAACACCGCCCGGTAATTGTCGGCCGCCGATGCCAGCAAATCATCGTCGGACACTGAGGTGTTGTCCCGGTAGAACGGCACCTCGAGCCGGACGCGGGAAGCCGTCTGACGGGCCAGCGCGTCGAGGCGAGACGCCAGCAATTCGCCGAGCTGTGCGCGTCCCGACGCGGCGGCTGGTTCAACCATGGCGCTGAGTGTAAGTCCTGGTCGGGCGCGCGCGGGTGCGTTGTGGGCAGCCACAGCGACACGGGATTTCCGCTGTTTGGCCGCCTATGCGGGCTACACCCAGTAGGCCACCCGGGCGCGGTACTGGCGCATCGCCAGCAACGCGAACGCCCAGCCGATGACGGTCAGCGCCAGCACCACCAGCCAGTGCCGCAGCTCCTGCTCCGCGCCCAGTAACGGCGCCCGGACGATGTCGAGGTAGTGCAGCAGCGGGTTCAGCTCGATGATGGTTCCCCACCGCTCGGCGCCCTGGCGTTGCAGCGTCTCGGCGTTCCAGATGATCGGCGTCATGAAGAACAGCAACTGCACCACCGAGGCCAGCAGCGGCGCGATATCGCGGTACCGGGTGGCCAGGATCCCGAAGCACAGCGCCACCCACACCGCGTTGAGCATCAACAGGAACAGCGCCGGGATGAACGTCAGATCCGCCCAGGACCACGGCTTGGGATAGATCATCGCGATGACCACGTAGATGATGATGTTGTGCGCGAACAGGATCATCTGCCGCCACACCAGCCGGTAGACGTGCACGCTCAGCGGCGTCGGCAGCTGCTTGATCAGGCCCTCGTTGGCGACGAAGACGTCGGCGCCCTCCAGGATCGCGGCGTTGATCAGGTTCCACACGATCAGGCCCAGCGTCACGTACGGTAGATGCTCGGCGAGCTCGAGGTGGAACAGCTGCGAGTACAGCGCGCCCATAGCGACGGCCGTGGTGCCGGTGGCGATGGTGATCCAGAACGGGCCCAGCACGCTGCGCCGGTAGCGCTGCTTGATGTCCTGCCAGCCCAGGTGCAGCCACAGCTCTCGGCGGCCGAACCCCTCGGCGAGGTCCTGGCCGGCCCGGCGGAAGGTCCGCGACGACGACGCCGCGTCGGTGAACGTCATCGGCTCGTCCCCTCGCTACTGAACTGCTCGCGTTTGCCCAGCCGCCGCAACCGGATCCACTCGGCGAACCCGGCCGGGTCGCGGCGGGTGATCAGGAAGTACCAGCCGAACCGCAGCCATTCCTGCGGCAGCAGCTTGCGCATGCCCGGCTGGGACAGCAGGTAGCCGCGGTTGCGGTAGGTGAAGTACCGCTTGGTCTCGTTGTCCGGGTACTGGGTGTGCATCCGGCCGCCGAGGATCGGCTTGAACTCGTCGGTTCCGCACGGGTGCAGATACACCGCGTTCAGGCAGGTGCCGAACGGCAGCCCGGAGCGGACCAGCCGGCGGTGCAGCTCCACCTCGTCGCCGCGGACGAACAGCCGCAGATCCGGCACCCCGACCGCCTCCAGGGTGGCCGCCGCGAACAGCGCCCCGTTGAACAGCGACGCGATCCCGGGCAGCAGGTCATCCCCACTGTCGGCGCGCAGCTCGGAGACCCGGCGGCGCCACACCAGCCCGCGGCGCAGCGGGAACGCCAACCGATCCGGGTCGTCGATATTGCAGACCATCGGCGACACCTCGGCCAGCCGGCGCCGGTCCGCGCAGTCCAGCAGCGTGCCGAGCACCTCCGGGCCGTCCGGGCAGCCGTCGTCGTCGGCCAGCCAGATCCAATCCGCGCCGGCGGCCAGCGCGTGCAGCATGCCGAGGGCGAACCCGCCCGCGCCGCCGAGATTGCGCTGCGAGCCGAGGTAGGTCGCCGGGATCGGCTGGGACTCCACCAGCGCGCGCACCGCGGCGTCCGCGTCGTTGTCGACGACGATCAGGTGGTCCACCGGCCGGTTCTGGGCGCACAGCACTGCCAGCGAGCGGGCCAGCGGGTCGGGGCGGCGGTGGGTCACCACCACCGCGTAGACGGTGCTCATTCCCGGCCGATCTCGTCGAGCACCTCGCGGACGTGCCGCGCGGCGTCGGGTCCCTCGTAGGCGCCGACGACGTCCTCGATGCCGCCGGACATCCGCACCGTGCCGTGGTCGATCCACATCGCGGTGTTGCACAGCCGGGCCAGGAACTCATTCGAGTGGCTGGCGAACACCAGGATCCCGGAACGCTCCACCAGGCTCTGCAGCCGGCCGCGGGCCTTCTTCAGGAACTCCGCGTCCACCGCGCCGATACCCTCATCGAGCAGCAGGATCTCCGGGTCGATGCTGGTCACCACGCCCATCGCCAGCCGCACCCGCATACCGGTGGAGTAGGTGCGCAGCGGCATGGACAGGTACTCGCCGAGCTCGGTGAACTCCGCGATCTCGTCGACCTTGGCCAGCATCTGCTTACGGGTCTGGCCCAGGAACAGCCCGCGGATGATGATGTTCTCGAATCCGGAGATCTCCGGGTCCATGCCGACGCCGAGGTCGAACACCGGTGCCACCCGGCCGGTCACCCGGGCCATCCCGCGGGTCGGCTCGTAGATCCCGGACAGCAGCCGCAGCAGCGTCGACTTGCCGGCGCCGTTGTGCCCGACCAGGCCGACCCGGTCGCCCATCTTCAGATCCATGGTGATGTCGCGCAGCGCCTCGACGACCACCACGTTGGAGCTGTTGCGGCCGATGCTGCCGCCGGCCTTGCCCAGGAACGCCTTCTTCAGCGAGCGGGACTTGGCGTCGAAGATCGGGAACTCGACCCAGGCGTCGCGGGTCTGGATGCTGGGCTCGGGGCTCACTGCCGACTCACAGGTACTGGCCGGTGCCGGGCGGGGTCGCCCCCCGCTGCGTGGCGCCGGGCGGCAACGCGCCCTGGCGCATCTGCTCCAGCTGATTGCGCGCGGCCATCTGCTGGGCGAACAGCGCGGTCTGGATGCCGTGGAACAGGCCCTCCAGCCAGCCGACCAGTTGGGCTTGGGCGATCCGCAGCTCGGCGTCCGAGGGCGCGGCGTCCTCGGTGAACGGCAGCACCAACCGGTCGAGTTCCTCGCGCAGTTCCGGGGCCAGGCCGTCGGCCAGCTCGGCGATGCTGGTGCGGTGGATCTCGGCGAGCCGGGACCGGCTGGCGTCGTCCAGTGGCGCGGATTTCACCTCTTCGAGCAGCTGCTTGATCATGGTGCCGATCCGCATCACCTTCGCCGGCTGCGGCACCAGGTCGGTCACCGAGGAGTCGTCGTCCCCGCCGACGTCGCCGGAGATGTTCGCGCCGCCGGCGATGACCTCGATGTTGTCGTCGTTGATGCTCACGCCCCAGACCCTAGTGGTTGCGACCCGAAGGACGGTCCAACGACTCCATTACTATGACGGGCTAGAGATCCGTCCCGATCGGGACGGGCTGGCCGCATCGCCGGGCCTCAGGCCCCGGCGGCTGAATGGCAAAGGTGGTTGGCATGGCGTTCGACGTCGCCCGGGTGCGTGGATTGCATCCGACGCTGGGCGACGGCTGGGTGCGGTTGGACGCCCGCAACGGCATGCTGATCCCCGACTCGGTGTCCACCACCGTCTCCACCGCCTTCCGCACCTCGGCGGCCGTCGCCGACGGCCCGCATCCGGGCGCCCGGCGCAGCCAGACCCTGTTGGCGGCGGCCCGGCAGGCGGTCGCCGACCTGGTGGGCGCCGATCCGGCCGGGGTGGTGCTCGGCGCGGACCGCGCGGTGCTGCTGAGCCTGCTCTCCGACGCCGCCTACTCCCGGCTCGGGCTGGGCCACGAGGTGGTCGTCACCCGGCTCGACGACGAGGCCAACATCGCGCCGTGGCTGCGCGCCGCTGACCGCTACGGCGCCAAGGTCCGCTGGGCCGAGGTCGACATCGAGACCGGGGAGCTGCCCGCCTGGCAGTGGGAGAACCTGATCACCGGCGCCTCCCGGCTGGTGGCACTGCCGACGGCGTCCTCCACGCTGGGGTCGACGGTGGACCTGCGGCCCGCGGTGAAATTCGCCCACGAGGTCGGCGGGCTGGTGATTGTCGACCACACCGCCGCCGCCCCGTATCGACTGGTCGACATCAACGAGCTGGGCGCCGATGTGCTGGCCGTCAACGCGCTGAGCTGGGGCGGACCCCCGGTGGGCGCGTTGGTGTTCCGCGATCCCACGGTGATCGACACGTTCGCGCCGGTGTCGCTGAACCCGGCCGCGGTCGGCCCGGCCCGCCTCGAGCTCGGCGCCCATCAGTACGGCCTGCTGGGCGGGCTGGTGGCCAGTGTCGAATACCTGGCCAATCTCGACGAATCGGCGAGCGGGACCCGGCGCGACCGGTTGGCGCAGTCGATGGCCTCGGCCTCGGACTACCTGGGCCAGC harbors:
- a CDS encoding cysteine desulfurase-like protein, with the translated sequence MAFDVARVRGLHPTLGDGWVRLDARNGMLIPDSVSTTVSTAFRTSAAVADGPHPGARRSQTLLAAARQAVADLVGADPAGVVLGADRAVLLSLLSDAAYSRLGLGHEVVVTRLDDEANIAPWLRAADRYGAKVRWAEVDIETGELPAWQWENLITGASRLVALPTASSTLGSTVDLRPAVKFAHEVGGLVIVDHTAAAPYRLVDINELGADVLAVNALSWGGPPVGALVFRDPTVIDTFAPVSLNPAAVGPARLELGAHQYGLLGGLVASVEYLANLDESASGTRRDRLAQSMASASDYLGQLLEYLVTSLRSLPLVVLLGEPEDRLPVLSFAVSNVPAERVVSRLADNGIMAIANAGSRALDSYGVDDFGGSVTVGLAHYSTAAEVDHLVRALASLG
- a CDS encoding bacterial proteasome activator family protein, whose protein sequence is MSINDDNIEVIAGGANISGDVGGDDDSSVTDLVPQPAKVMRIGTMIKQLLEEVKSAPLDDASRSRLAEIHRTSIAELADGLAPELREELDRLVLPFTEDAAPSDAELRIAQAQLVGWLEGLFHGIQTALFAQQMAARNQLEQMRQGALPPGATQRGATPPGTGQYL